The Hevea brasiliensis isolate MT/VB/25A 57/8 chromosome 1, ASM3005281v1, whole genome shotgun sequence DNA segment taagaagttaaacgagccgagagtcacagcgatgggtgacctcctcgggaacgactgcgaagtcgttttaaactcaaatttcgaaccgtaaaatatgacgctgcggtccttaggacccttatgatcacagtggaaaagagaaaatcacgaaaaagaactgttaagccagtcaaataattaggtcaggaagccggaagaaatatggaattatttacaaaccgggatgtaccagcgaagggcaatttggtcaattggcccctagagctgactcctgacctaactgtagaatcgaagaaaagaaaatttcagaatcaagaattaaattaaagaactaatagaaaaataaaaaaaaagaaagaaaatggaaaagtaaaaaggttatgacatcatgcatgacctcatgcatgatgccataaagaaattaattaatttatttattaatttggatTTTTAGTCTTCTTAAAgtgataaagataaaagaaaagaaaagaaaaaaaaaataaaaagtcatCTTTATCTTCTcccaaaaacgtcactctcttctctccctcacaaaaccaccatgaaagctctattgtgagcttgaagaactaaaaatcccaccacaaaaaaatagtctaccatatataagacttgtttgggcaactagaaaacaagatctaagggaaagaaagaaaagaaaacttgaagaaaagggagaagaaaattctgcacacaaggttagtaaactaaacttgatttgttagttgatttagttatttcatagcttaattaacctagaaatatacttgaaatgaaaagaaaatatctCTAGAGGACCAAAAGAAAATTCGTCCaacctatgtaggggtgagaattgcatgagtttgattggataaaatatgttagaaagtttgaatgagttgaggaattgtgtttgtatggttggaattagtataatgtaacaaattaagtgagttagggttttgggacttagggtttgtgaaccaaaaatgtaagaaataagtaaatgatgtggttgacctattgtgaagtgataaatggtcaattatgaccaaatgagttgtgtttgaattgttggaattgaagctaaattcggaggttgtatggtcacgctgctggcagcatgaccaagtcaactttgaaggaccaaaacggaaattttataagtccaattaatatggcacaaattggggatgaaaatagacataaaatgacacaattttcatttaggaatcatgcccaaaaagtggccaaaacctagtgaacaaattgaccaaagttgaataagagcagtctaccactgtacaaactaaccaaatgaacagtgtttgttcatttggtcataactcgagctaggcaggtcaaattggcctgaaattttaccagtggttagatcacatatagacctaaaactttcatgaagaacacaagtccaaattctgccaacaaccaagccatttggccaccccaagttggtgactcaaatctgccaacacccaactttgcccagaaaatctgggttatgttccatccggcagccctgattcaaaggggcataacttgagctacaaaactccaatttggtgattcaaaaatgagaataaacttaagacaataaggaacattttctatgaaggaagttttgtcaaattccaacagtaaaattaccaatggaacagtgcaacttggagcaccaaaactgaaaatttgacaatttggccaaaaggatttaagctttgagaaaatgaccaaaaccaacaaatttaatgaccaaaatgtggtatgtgggtgaagttggagttcccatacctattaagccttaaaaagtcaacaatttgacttgaatagtgtagtgaatagtaacccgaaatacaaaaacttcgagaacgtcgaatttagcgcaATAAAGCTAGTTAAAAATGAAgtggaatttatttttggatttatgctaagttatggtactggaacactgtgaaattgtgtgtttcagctgaaaaagacttgaaagctctgagagactgagtcaaggcctagaggcgactcacgtcaggtctgtgcacaataattgttgtttaaatatatgattcttgaaaatttgatttttcttgagttaattacgaattgtgttgctatTTATGAttatgaatatgactttgaaaatttactagatttccaataaattatttgcataaattattttgaattgattttatattcacacttagcatgacagtatcacattattcctcctccatttatggggttgagatcgtttattttcctccctctctggcttgccagttgagattgagatcggatgagtactcattagctagctagccgccTCCCTcactgatttcgattaatggggttgagattgctttgtcgtggtgtacaacgcggcattgattggaaattttgtgtcatggcttaagttgtgtatgactttggcaacactgtgtttatgaaattgtttgactaaattgtgtttaatagattatttgacaagatgatggtattatgaactttaatatttgtgaaatgtgattaagaaacatttaaattgtgtttggcaataaattatttatttattgtattttaaatttttattgtgcaccactgagtatttttatactcagcgatagcttatttcggtgtcgcagataagagcaaggagaaagcagcagagtgagctgctgttaaatcgaggactactctgaccattttgtacgggtattattttatacccttgtaaataatcttgatgtaaatataaaaatgttgtatgtatcaatgtagttgagcagttgtaaataaattgtaataatattatttttggatttccttctgtaaattaatatttgtacatgtgaatttcatgttttatgccttgtgaatgaagtattaaatattttgagatgatgaattttgatttgtattgtgaaattactttgaagtgatttgaattgagttgattgagatttattagaggttgggagttgtgaaaaatttttggaagtgtttttcttaggtatttgaagaactgttttctccaattacaaacggaactctgtcaaaatttttattaaatttgctgcaaaattaaaatggacaaaaatttttactagtatttaaactttgaataaatggtttttaattcctaccaaaatgctcaccacttccaaaatgtaagaaaattgttttaaaatcccttgtagggtacttaatgagttatcggtaggtgaagttcggtagttcattaagtattctacgggatcatgttatgccttacagagggataaggtgtaacAAAGAAGCACCTTAAGAAGTTGAGGTTCAAATGGGATAGTGAAACAGAGAATCCAGGGTATGAAGGGGATGTACTTGAGCAATTACACCCTCATACAAACTTGGAATGTCTATCCATTATTGGCTATGGAGGTACAGAATTTCGAAGTTGGGTAGGAGACTCCTCTTTTTCCAATATTGTGTATTTGGAGCTTAATGGGTGTAAATTTTGCTCTTCCTTACCACCACTTGGGCAGTTGGCATCTCTCAAAGAACTGTCAATCACAGACTTTTGTGGAGCTGTTGTCGTTGGTCCAGAGTTCTATGGAAGTTGCACGTCCAATGAAAAGCCATTTGGATACCTCAAAACATTGAAGTTTGAGAGGATGCCACAATGGAACGAATGGATAGCTGATGAAGCTGGAGCTTTCCCTCGCCTCAAAAAGCTTTACATAGCAAAATGTCCTTATCTAGGAAGAGTGTTGCTGTCTGATCACCTTCTTCTCTAAAAACATTAAAGGTTGTGGGATGCCAACTACTACTTCTTGCTTCACTTCCAAGGGCTCCAGTCACCCTTGGAATGAGGTTAGAGGACGATTCAACTGATTTACTATTAGAAAAATTGTCTTCTGGGCTCTACCTACTCACTGTTTACAGATTTCAATCCTTAGCCTCACTAAATTCTCTAATAGCAGGAAAGGAGCAAACACTCGGTATTCCAAGTACCTTTGAGAAAATTTAAATCATGGATGATGATGCACTCAAATGCTTCCCAATAGACTCTTCATATCAGTGGATGTCCAAAGTTCGATTTCCTTATTGCACTTGATGGACTTCTTGTGAGGATTTTTGATTATCAATTAAACATCTCACCAATCTTGGGCAATAAAAGACTTGGGATTGATCTGACTCCAGAAGAGGTGCTGCCTTCCTATCTGTGGATGTTCCTCAATGGCAGTAGAATGAAAGACTGgcccaagaaaaataaaaatccttACTTCTTTGCTAATTTATAGATGGATAGAAACGTACTAATTTCTTTGCTAATTTGTTTTTAAGGTAAAAGGGCTTCAATTCTGCTGCTATTTACCCTGCAGAAGAACAACTGCAGCCATGTTTTCCAGCCGATTCTGAATCTGTTCCAAGGACACACTCAAAGAGTCAAGATTGATACAAAAGATGCAGATCTGTATGGAAGTTTTTGAGAACCTTCTGACCTTTTTGGAATAAATCTGAATCCAGAGATGCTGGATTCTTTCTGCAGGATTCTGGGTTCAGAATTGAATGCTCAGATGCTGCTCTATGGCATTAAAAAAATGAATTGTTGTTAACCTCTAATTTCAGCTAAGGCTGCAATCTTGTAGATGAAAGTTCTGTAGGACTAAGGAAATGCATGGAGGTTTCTGATCCAATTCTTATTTGCAACACTATTCTAGCTTCTGGAAACAGTTGATTGTATTGTTTCAATCGTGAATGAAAATGGATGCTAACAAACTAGAAAGGGGGTAGTTCATTTTAAGTTGACAGTTTTTCACCCCTATTCTAGAGATAGAACTGTAGCTGTTATGTATTGAGCTTCAGAAAATGGATGctaattgaaattaatatttgtCTAGAACTATACATTGGAAGTAatcaaattgatcaaatttcttgctacttCAGTTTTCTATCATATCTTGTATGGCGAAAAGAATCATACATGTTGCAAGTATCATTTGCGAAGGTCTACGAGTTCAGATATTTGTTGCTTCAGATTTATGGAGAGCTTTATTTGCCTTCTTGTGCTTGTAACTTGAGGAAGATGGATTTTACTTGATTGGTCTGTTGCTGTTCTTCTAGCAAGCCATTGTTTGCAGAGTTTACAGAAGGTAAAATGCTTCATGCGTCGTGTTGCTCATCCTCGAGAAGAATTAGCAATAGTCATGGTTTACAATTGATCTGATTTGATCCAAAAGACGAAGATTGTTGTGACCTGTAATCCCACTAAAAATAATCCTCTGGAACATATCTGAATTTAGAAATGCTGGATTGTTTTGTGCAGGGTTTTATGCTGAGAATTGAAGACTAAGATGCCGCTATGAAATATCAACAAGATTAAGCCACCTTGATTTTAGCTTAGCTTTGCAATCTTGATAAGTAGAAAGCCCAGCCCAAGATGGATAAGGGGGAAATAGAGGGTTTTGATCTTTGATTCTATGCCGAACTATTACCCTATGTTTGGAACGAGAGAAATAggaaggagagaaaagaaatcaaATTTGATTTTCATCAATTCTCTTGTTTTGACAATAATTTGAAGATGGAAAGGGGGAGAAAGGAGGAGAAAAAGTAATTCTCCGCCTGCTACATTTGCTCCAAACGATTTCCCTCCAAATTAGAGGGAAATTGAGgaaaattatttttgttaatataaaaataatttcaatgtcATTCAATCACTTTAACAGAAAAATAATTTCTGTTATTTTATACTTTAAAGAGTCTCTTACTTTCATCAAGAgtataaaagacattttcatctTTTAATTTGAGAAAGAAATTATATTTCTCTCATGTTCTAATAAATAATCCAAACAAAGAGAAAATTagatttctcttcttttcttttctcttcatttctcctGTTTAATTTCTCTCTACTTCCCCTCCACAGTTAAACATCCAAGGGTTAatgctaataatttaaaaatatcaattaaatttaaaaaatctaaattctaatgttaataatttaaatgtggaattcaataataaaatcttAAATTCAAATTAGATGTGGAGGTAGGTGAAAGAGAAGCATCCTTGTTTACATAATCCAAAAATGTCAACATTAGTTTTTAAATTTCGTCCACACATTGCATTTAACATTTGAATAAAACAATAAATAAGAATTTATTCAAAGGTTATCTTATTTTACATTTTCACTTAAAACAAATTATCATTAATATTTTCTGTTTTTTAGCTCAAATTTCTTTTGGCACTATAATTTTTCCATACTTCAATAAGTTTTTTACAAAAGGTAAaacttaataattatttatttgagCAATTgagaattgatttttaatttttataattattaatttaaattatttaataaatatatcaaATTTGATATTTAAAATTACAATTATTTTAATCAAAACCATTAAACcaaataaatccttaaatacaTACAAATATGAAAATTTCTATTTTTCTTGCTGTAGATTTTCTCTTTTTATTCTCTGGTAAATTCTAAATAAATAAGAAATAAACATTAGAATTCAAACAAACCTAACCGCGTCCAAAGGGCGGTGTGGGGTCTGACCTCAGCCGACCCCTAACCCTAATCCTAACCCAGAAAGTGAGTTTGATAAAGTTCCTATCTTTCTCTTTCCTCTGTTTCTATCTGTGCAAGCTAAAATCTTCAGCAAAACAGAAAGTTCTATATATATTCTTGGAAAATTCTTACCTTTGTACCCACGCCTCCAAAATCGGCTCTTCCatctcaacatttctctctcGAAAACCATCAAAACAAACAAGACCTCTTTCTGCCCTTTTCCTCTCTGTCTATCTGAAAAGAAATCGAGGAATTCTAACTAAAAACAGCTGAATCTGTATCAACAGGTAACAAGAAACAGAACCAACCCTTATAAAATCTTTCTCCCTCTACAACTACTTGTAATTGTTCGCACCACCGCTTATCCCCCTTTGGAGCCTCCTTTCCACCGCCAATTGGGGTTTTCTTGATTTGTCTGAAAACCCTTTTGCTGTAACCCATAAAAGTGACAGGAAAATCCTCAAATCCCTTTAATTGTTTTCGTTTTTGTGGCCTGGGTCGATGGCGGAATTCGAAAATAGCATGGAATTCACCGGCAAATCCAAGCCCAGCACCATGGCCTCCTCTTTCTTCAATCGTTCTCTCACAATCCACTCATCAAAATCATCCCCCAAAGACTTCGTTCAATCCCCTTCCAGATTCTACAATTCCTTCGAATCCATGAAAGGGAAGGTTAAAAAGCTCTGCAATATCTTCGAATCGTCGAAAGCGCCCAACAAGTCAGTTCTCCATGAATCCCAATCCCAATTGCTAACGCAAGCGAGCAAGCTTAAGTCTGTGAAATCCATGGGACCTGAATATAATAGGTACACTTTTGGGTTCACCAATACTGGAATTCGACTACCAGGTACCGAGGATCGGATTGTCGTTTATTTCACTAGCTTGCGAGGAGTTCGAAGGACGTTTGAGGATTGTTATGCGGTTAGGATGATATTTAGAGGGTTTAGGGTGTGGATTGATGAGAGGGATATATCGATGGATGCAGCTTATAGGAAGGAGTTGCAAAGTGTGTTGGGAGAGAAGAATGTGAGCTTGCCACAGGTGTTTATAAGGGGAAATCATGTGGGTGGTGCTGAAGTGATTAAGCAAATGTTTGAGACTGGAGAATTGGCCAAGGTTCTTGATGGGTTTCCAAGAAGACCGCCTGGGTTTGTTTGCGAAGCTTGTGGCGACGTGAGGTTTGTGCCATGTGGAAATTGTAGTGGCAGCAGGAAGGTGTTCGATGAAGATGAAGAGGTGCTCAAGAGGTGCTTGGAATGCAATGAGAATGGATTGATTCGGTGCCCAGACTgttgttcatgattttctctcctATAGACACATATTTTTCTGCGTGTTTTTAGACGTTTTGTTGATGAATCATGTATGTATGTATGCGGATATTGTATTGAAGATTGAATTCAAAATGCTTTTTGGATTCATGGGCTTTTCTCTCTCATTTCTAATTGTATGATCATCGGTTAGGGGATCGATGTTCATTGTTCTGTGAAGAGTGTTATGAGAAATTATGGTCTGTGGTATCAAAACACCAAATTTGGTTGTGTGTTTTGGTAGTACTGTGTACAAGGGAGAGAGTTTCTCCTTTATGGCGATGTAAATATTTAGTACTAATGTAATGCAAAACCCAAAAAAAAATGGTGCAAATGATGGATTGTAATGAGAATGGGTGTGTTCTTTTCCCTGATTGTTTCATCTGTATTTCCTTCAGTTGTtgataattttgatttttctttttgtcATTTTCCAACAGCATGGATGTTGTGCAAAATGAATATGGATTTTGTGGTTTCGCTGTGAATTGTTTCGTATGTTGGGACTtgattctttgttttttttttttttcacttaactGCAGTTCAATGAAACATGATGAAGAATCTATCTCTGTATATTATTTTTACTTGGGAGGTTCTTTTCCCTATGGTATTAAATTGTGAATTACTGGATATTCTGAGGTGAAGAAAAGGGTTCCTCTTTCCACGAATGGATTGATTACTCATGCACTGATGAAAATTTGGTTGCTGCCATTTGAATTCCAGAAAATAATTGTAGTGCACTAATGCACTGGTTACTGTCATCTGAATTCTTCAATGCACCCTTTTGTTTTGTCTCAAAACCATCCTAATCCAAAACAGATTCAATTTGTCTTTCTGCCATTTTTTTCCTATTAGTTTTTTGATATTTGATATGGTTAATATTCCATTCTAGACAATAATGAAGTCCAGTGGCTTCTGAATTGGATTTTGTATGTTGGTTATAAATTTGCACTTATGGATGTTTCTAGTTAGTAAATGCGCCAGTGAGGACAGAACGATGGCTAGAATCCAGTGCCATACCTTTTTCGTGGTCCGTTTCTTATGATTGTGGGTTTCTAGATTGTTCATCATCTTCTGATGCCTTAACAAAGCTGGAAATGAAGGATTGTTACGTGATATAAGAACAAGAACAAGAAGGCAGTGGGCTTGCTCTGCAGCATTTCTAATTAGAATTTAGAGTTAATTATGAGCTATCTCATTTATGGATTGTTTATTTCAGGGCTTTTCCCTCTTTGATTTTCCCATGAGTTGCTGTTGCTTTATCATTTGGCCTGTCAGATTgttgttcatttttttttttataaaattcagatTGTCTATGCATTGAGCTTGTTACCAAGTCTAGCCACAAGGAAACTAGCATTTTGCTTTTTAATTCAGGTTGTTGTATATCAGCAATATATATAACTTCTGAAAGGTTGATTTTTCCTCGTTTGGGAAAATTCTTTATCTAAATAGTTTCTTGGTTGGTTGGTGGCATCCTCTCCCAATCTATCTTTGGTTGAGTTGTACCTATCTGAACTTCTTTAGTGATTTATATATGAGAGCTGTTTTGACAGAACAGTAATAAATGGACTGATTACCTATTCTTGAATTTTTTCTATTCCATTATGAATTTAAAGGTAGTCTATTTGCCTCTTTTCTTGTTCAGATTTTATATAAACCAACTCAAAATTTTGTTTGTTGGGTCTTTTATTGATTTCATTGAATGATTATTTTTAGAAAGGAACCTGATGAGTAGGTGCTGGCAGATAAATTGAATTGTCATCTAATTTCGTGATTGCAACAACTGCTGGCCCTTGCCACATAAACTTATGCAATTTGAGGTGAGTGTTAAGATATTAAATCATCAAAGCCAATAGTTAATGCCATtccaaaaattttttataaatgaaaatttggtGTGAGAAAATGACTATAAGCCAAGCTACTACCAACAATAAAATCCAAGCTAATGAAAATTTTTCATTGATCTGGAATGATTAACAGTACAGAAATCCTTTCTACATAATTGTGAAAATTATCCCCGCATCTCTCCCTCTAATGAATTTATCAGCCTGGAAATAAAGGAGATTTTACGGTTTCTTTGATACTGGAAAATAGAAATATTATCCCAGCCTCTCAATACATTTTACAGGGAAATGATGGAATTTTGTGTGAACTGTTAACTGAGATATAAATATCAACTGCCTCTCCTGGCAAGCGCTTTTTCCTCCCCTTTTTTGGGGATATCTACATAATAGTTGAGAGAGCTGAGAAGAGTAAGAAAATTAACGGTTGTTGTAGTTTATGACAAATTTCTGCATCTTGGAATGTATACACCCAAGGTTTTCTGTATTGCTCAAATTTATCAACCTGAAAAGTGCATAAAGAATCAGGATATGGTTTCTGAATTCTGATTCCAACCATGGTTGATTTCTGATTTTCAAGACTCATTATATTTCCTCATATTCTATTATCATCATGCATTTCATACTCACTGGGAATAGAGTTGAAGAAATAAATGCTTGTTATTTTTATGGTCATCGTCAGGAAACCTGCAAAATACTGAACTAAACAATGATTTGTCTTTCAGGAACAAGGTTCAGCAAATATGACTGATTACAATGTTTATAATTATAGAGCTGCCAGCAAACCAGCAATTTTACTGTACTGGGGCTGCTCAACCTAATTAACattttgaattgtaattagtaacTACAAAAGTTCACAAACTATCCACAAAATCATCGGTGAAAATTCTAAGATATCCTGTAAACAAGGACTGTATAGCAGTATACAAGAATAGCAGCAGGATAAACATTTGTTCCTATAATGCATTTTCCAGTAGATGGGAATTGAGTTTCTGGTATAACTATTGAGTAAGAGGAACACATTCCAGCTCAATTTCTAGCACCCCCCTCTCGACATTTTGTAGCCTGAGGCTTATGTCTTGTTTTACTATACCATCTACTAATGTGATGACACCATCTTTCAATAGAGTGTTATCCTTGCTTGCTACCCACTTGCCAAGCTGCATTGGCTCGGTGATTGTAGAAGTTTCGTAGGCTTTGGCAGCAGCAACCAGAGGTTGAATGTCTATTTCTGCCTCACCCATGAAGTCATCAGTGGTGAATGTATCTTTATCGTAGACAAGCTGCAAATAAGTACCACAAAAGTTTTAGCTAAAAGCAATTTTCAAAACAGGTAACAGTTTCTTTTCCAATTACAAAAAGATTATTGACTCCACAGTAACAAATTGGAGTTCATTTCTTCAATATAAAATACAGATAATATTTATATCTAATATACACACATCCCAAGTGATTCAATaagcattttcaaaatttcagctgcAATTCTACTATAAAGAAACTCAACTTACCAGTTTTAGAGGAGGAATATGTTCTGGGATCGACAGCATTAGACTCTCATTCCAAACTGGATTCAGGTTGTTCTTTATGACACGAGTTCTTACAGACTGGAACAAAAATTTAACAGAGAGCATAAATTAAGAACATGGTTGACTGCATTTTCCTCTGCATTTCAgttgataattaataattataatgctAATGAGATCATAAAGATAAGAAGCTTACTTGGTGACCCAGTGCTAAGATGACATATGGGTCACTAGTTACCACATCCCGTACTGCTAGATTAGTTCCTCTTACCACATTAACCTTGATTAATCCAATAAATTCAACCATAGCTGCCTATAAACATCATATTTCAAGCAACCAGATTCAGTAAatgaaaatgaaattcaactataaAGCATATTGGTAACAAATTTTTTTGCAGTGGGAAGGTGAAAATTCATGGTCGTTAGACTTTGCTGATAAAAGGGTAACTAATGAAGTAGGAAATCATTACCATAGAGGTGTTCTTTTTTGAGTTCTTGTACTCAGAATCTTTTCTTCCCCAGCTGTTACGGAATGCATTCCCAATACGATGTCTTGTCGCTTGCTTGTCATACTGCTTCTTCTCTTGCTTCTCTTGGGAAGAACTGGTATGGGCAGATGAAGTTCTTCTGGGTCGTTGAGTGCAGATGATTTGTTCATCAGTGCCCAAAAATTGAAGATGCTCGTATTTTCTCCTGAGTATTCAGAGGGTAAAATTCTGATTTAGAGTGGTGTAATGAAGGTATATGATTAGTCATGTACTAACTAGCACTACCTAATGAATTCAGATCGCTCATCTATAGAGGCATCTGGCGTTGGTTTTCTGTATTCATCTGGAATGCAAGCTTCATACTTCTTGTTTGCTATAGTATTGCCACCCAAATCAATGAAATCATTCACTTGTTCATCTGTCCATTCATCTAGTTTGATTGATAGAACCTGGCATAATATAAGGAAGAAATTAGAGCATCAACCTACCAAAATAAATATGGGAAAAGAGCAAAACAATATAAAAAGGTCTACTTCTAAAGCCTACTGCTACTGTCCAGGATTCATTGAagtttcctcttcttctttcaacCCACTTAAAATGAAATCAGTAAGACAGTATAAAGAGCCACAGTATTAAATCAAAGTAGCACAAGACTAAACGGTATGCAATCCTGAAGCGGGATAAGGAGTGAAATTGCAAAACAACACCTTTGATATATGTACTCCAAGGCTTCTATGAACACCAGAACACTTGATACAAATAAATACTCCATGACTTAAGGACCTGACACATACCAAACAACTCAATCAAAAGGCAAAATAGTCAATATAACATCCAGACAGCAGTAAAAACTGTCTCTCATAAACACCAGCTCATCTTTTGGTTGAGCAAATAAAGCTAGGGAAAAAAAATCTTCTAGCTCAAACCGAACAACTTACACCCATTTCGGATCTGGTGATCCACAATCTGCACAAATCTTATTTCCTGATTGACTCAGCAGTTTCTCCAGTTTTCGTTGTGGACCTGGTTAACGAAGAAAACAAGTTTATATCCAACAGAAAAGTGTTTGGAATAGGCCCAAAGGATAATGATATTTCAGCAGAAAACCAAACTAGGCATGTAAGAAATGACCCCTATAAGTTCCAGATATGACAAATACTACAGTAAAGCTCAATTTATATATCCTATCTATCTCCATGTGGATTAAGGACAAACAGAAGTTTAGAATGCTATCAAAAAGTGAAGAGTTTTTCAACAAGAAATTTTGCAGATTACCAGAAATTTTGTGCCGATCCTTCTTGCTCCAACTGTGTTTGTCTGAAAATAAGAGATCTTGCAGGGAAGAAGTAgttcctaaaaatgcaatttctGAAGGATTATTACAGTATAAATCACAGAGAACTCACAGGACATTGTAAAAACACAACAATATCATTAATTGAAGCATTAGCA contains these protein-coding regions:
- the LOC110666498 gene encoding probable ADP-ribosylation factor GTPase-activating protein AGD11; the encoded protein is MSMRQENSDGTTSSLQDLLFSDKHSWSKKDRHKISGPQRKLEKLLSQSGNKICADCGSPDPKWVSLSHGVFICIKCSGVHRSLGVHISKVLSIKLDEWTDEQVNDFIDLGGNTIANKKYEACIPDEYRKPTPDASIDERSEFIRRKYEHLQFLGTDEQIICTQRPRRTSSAHTSSSQEKQEKKQYDKQATRHRIGNAFRNSWGRKDSEYKNSKKNTSMAAMVEFIGLIKVNVVRGTNLAVRDVVTSDPYVILALGHQSVRTRVIKNNLNPVWNESLMLSIPEHIPPLKLLVYDKDTFTTDDFMGEAEIDIQPLVAAAKAYETSTITEPMQLGKWVASKDNTLLKDGVITLVDGIVKQDISLRLQNVERGVLEIELECVPLTQ
- the LOC110666499 gene encoding uncharacterized protein At3g28850, which codes for MAEFENSMEFTGKSKPSTMASSFFNRSLTIHSSKSSPKDFVQSPSRFYNSFESMKGKVKKLCNIFESSKAPNKSVLHESQSQLLTQASKLKSVKSMGPEYNRYTFGFTNTGIRLPGTEDRIVVYFTSLRGVRRTFEDCYAVRMIFRGFRVWIDERDISMDAAYRKELQSVLGEKNVSLPQVFIRGNHVGGAEVIKQMFETGELAKVLDGFPRRPPGFVCEACGDVRFVPCGNCSGSRKVFDEDEEVLKRCLECNENGLIRCPDCCS